The following coding sequences lie in one Danio rerio strain Tuebingen ecotype United States chromosome 3, GRCz12tu, whole genome shotgun sequence genomic window:
- the csdc2b gene encoding cold shock domain-containing protein C2 — protein MADPDPALRSPRSAPLSLQFPFRSALPPKELPSPLPTKRTRTYSATVRANAGPVFKGVCKDFSRSQGHGFIKPAHGGDDIFFHISDIEGEYVPVEGDEVTYKVCLIPPKNVKVQAVEVTITHLKAGAKHETWSGQIIST, from the exons ATGGCGGACCCGGACCCGGCCCTGCGGTCTCCGCGATCAGCACCGCTGTCTCTTCAGTTCCCCTTCAGATCCGCACTCCCTCCCAAGGAGTTACCAAGCCCGCTGCCCACCAAACGAACTCGCACGTACTCTGC gaCAGTGCGAGCGAACGCTGGGCCTGTCTTTAAGGGTGTGTGTAAAGACTTCTCTCGCTCTCAGGGTCACGGCTTCATCAAACCGGCTCATGGAGGAGACGACATCTTCTTTCACATCTCAGA TATTGAAGGCGAGTATGTTCCCGTGGAGGGAGACGAGGTCACCTATAAAGTCTGTCTGATTCCACCCAAGAACGTGAAGGTGCAGGCGGTGGAGGTGACCATCACACACCTGAAGGCCGGAGCCAAACACGAGACCTGGTCGGGTCAGATCATCAGCACGTAG